From Rhodothermales bacterium, the proteins below share one genomic window:
- a CDS encoding protein kinase → MTPGTTISHYRITGEIGRGGMGIVYKAEDTKLDRTVALKLLPPHALVSEDDKARFYREARSAAALNHPNIAHVYEIDESFVVPAKAGTSPGTAEPPPDAERRPFIAMEFIDGETLADRVARGPLPLKDVVSIATQMAEGLKAAHKKDVVHRDVKSGNIMLTKDGVVKVLDFGLAKTTASTKLTQMGSTLGTVAYMSPEQAKGEEVDRRSDIWSLGVILYEMITGQLPFRGDYEQAVVYGILNEDPESMTTLRAGVPMALDGIIGKLLAKDPDLRYQNVDELPSDLKRIDVSASQTTRISTGSRSAIVPGALDDTPRIAVEAAGLAETSKAKPWYRHPAALTAIAGVLIVGSIAGFLLGRTSPEPDPIVRRVVIPVETIVGTEWPALSPSGEFVALSGRDTTTGEPGVFLYHMPTGDVSRIPGSNSAFAISFSPDGRWLLYSLNSGTYKVLVPDGDPIKIIDGRRPATWESNSSILFGREGKIWRASADGGEETVVVEPDSSLGHRALFLPRAIMGTGLAFATIGIDGADDAAVIDLEKGEYSVPLNEAWYPRYVPAGYVVYNRGGGPFGQVVVQPFDIGTRRTTGQAVPVQIGERGFWTYTVGSDGSFVYSDESSASSGMRLTWLRPDDENNAALPIDPGEFDNPMISPDGRSLAIGLDNESGEQEDVYVYDLETGTPLRLSFAGDSHQPVWSADGRHVYYCGSRGDRHTIFRKAADGSGTEEVVLSDGARRPSLSTDGRLMAYDTGVDGEGRNVWVMNLADSTSAEVAGGEGYQGDAHFSPDGRYIVYEDDRSGEIQIFVHQVDGDAFWEISEGSGPFYDPLWSADGEYIYFESLNELLRVPVELEPSFRRLGRPTGIAGFSSGMDFALGPEGDVLIMGRANESAANALGRLRMVLNWPEELKRIAPRSEG, encoded by the coding sequence ATGACACCAGGAACGACCATATCACACTACCGAATCACCGGCGAGATCGGGCGAGGCGGTATGGGCATCGTCTACAAGGCTGAGGATACCAAGCTCGACCGGACGGTGGCGCTGAAACTCTTGCCTCCGCACGCGCTCGTGTCCGAGGACGACAAGGCGCGGTTCTATCGCGAGGCGCGGTCGGCGGCGGCGCTAAATCATCCGAACATCGCGCACGTCTACGAGATCGACGAATCCTTTGTCGTCCCCGCGAAGGCGGGGACCTCGCCAGGCACAGCAGAACCTCCGCCCGACGCAGAACGCCGCCCCTTCATCGCCATGGAGTTCATCGACGGCGAGACACTCGCTGATCGTGTTGCCAGAGGTCCCCTGCCGTTGAAAGATGTCGTCTCGATAGCGACACAGATGGCGGAAGGTCTCAAAGCTGCTCACAAGAAGGACGTCGTGCATCGCGACGTCAAGAGCGGCAACATCATGCTGACGAAGGATGGAGTCGTGAAGGTGCTCGACTTCGGCTTGGCAAAGACGACCGCGTCGACGAAGCTGACACAGATGGGTTCGACACTTGGGACGGTCGCCTACATGAGTCCGGAGCAGGCGAAGGGCGAGGAGGTGGACCGCCGGAGCGACATCTGGTCGCTGGGCGTGATTCTGTACGAGATGATCACAGGGCAACTTCCCTTTCGTGGCGACTACGAACAGGCGGTGGTGTACGGGATCCTGAATGAGGACCCCGAGTCGATGACGACGCTGCGGGCCGGGGTACCGATGGCGCTGGACGGGATCATAGGCAAGTTGCTCGCAAAGGACCCGGATCTTCGCTACCAGAATGTCGACGAGCTGCCGTCGGATCTGAAGCGAATCGACGTCAGTGCTTCGCAGACGACGCGGATTTCCACGGGGAGCAGGTCTGCGATAGTGCCGGGGGCTCTGGACGACACGCCCCGTATTGCAGTAGAGGCCGCTGGCTTAGCCGAGACCTCAAAGGCGAAGCCGTGGTATCGTCACCCCGCCGCCCTCACTGCGATCGCCGGTGTACTTATCGTTGGATCCATTGCCGGATTCCTCCTCGGTCGAACGAGTCCCGAACCCGACCCGATCGTTCGCCGCGTCGTAATTCCGGTGGAGACGATCGTGGGCACGGAGTGGCCGGCTTTATCCCCATCGGGTGAATTCGTCGCATTGTCGGGTCGCGATACGACGACGGGAGAACCCGGGGTTTTTCTGTATCACATGCCTACGGGCGACGTGTCGCGCATACCCGGCTCGAATAGTGCGTTCGCCATCAGCTTCTCACCGGACGGACGGTGGCTGCTTTACTCGCTCAACTCCGGTACGTACAAGGTGCTCGTTCCCGACGGCGACCCCATCAAGATCATCGATGGGAGGCGGCCGGCAACATGGGAGTCGAACTCCTCAATCCTGTTCGGCAGGGAAGGCAAGATCTGGAGAGCGTCGGCTGACGGAGGTGAAGAAACCGTCGTCGTGGAACCAGACTCGTCTCTGGGTCACAGAGCGCTGTTCTTGCCGCGTGCAATAATGGGTACAGGACTCGCATTCGCCACGATTGGCATCGATGGAGCCGACGATGCAGCCGTTATTGACCTCGAGAAGGGTGAGTACTCGGTTCCGTTGAATGAAGCATGGTATCCGCGCTACGTGCCAGCAGGCTACGTGGTTTACAATCGTGGAGGCGGCCCCTTCGGGCAGGTTGTCGTGCAGCCGTTCGACATCGGCACGCGTCGGACGACGGGACAGGCTGTGCCCGTACAGATCGGGGAGAGGGGATTCTGGACGTACACGGTCGGGAGCGATGGCAGCTTCGTCTATAGTGACGAGTCATCGGCCTCATCTGGAATGCGGCTGACCTGGCTGCGTCCAGACGATGAGAACAACGCGGCGCTTCCGATTGATCCAGGCGAGTTCGATAACCCGATGATTTCGCCCGACGGGAGATCCCTCGCGATCGGCCTCGATAACGAGTCCGGCGAACAGGAAGACGTATACGTTTATGATCTGGAGACGGGCACTCCGCTACGGCTGAGCTTTGCGGGTGACAGCCACCAGCCCGTATGGTCGGCCGACGGCCGCCACGTGTACTATTGTGGCTCTCGAGGCGACAGACACACCATCTTTCGGAAGGCGGCCGATGGGTCGGGCACGGAAGAAGTCGTGCTGTCGGACGGCGCGCGGCGACCGAGTCTATCTACGGACGGTCGGCTGATGGCCTACGATACAGGCGTTGACGGAGAGGGACGCAACGTATGGGTGATGAATCTCGCGGATTCAACCTCCGCCGAGGTGGCAGGCGGCGAGGGTTATCAGGGGGATGCACACTTTTCTCCGGACGGTCGCTACATCGTATACGAGGATGACCGTTCCGGCGAGATCCAGATCTTCGTCCACCAGGTCGATGGAGACGCCTTCTGGGAAATCTCCGAGGGGTCTGGTCCGTTCTATGATCCACTGTGGTCGGCCGATGGGGAGTACATCTACTTTGAAAGCTTGAACGAGCTTCTCAGGGTCCCGGTGGAGCTTGAGCCTTCCTTCAGGAGGCTGGGCCGACCGACGGGCATTGCCGGGTTCTCATCCGGGATGGATTTTGCCCTCGGTCCGGAAGGTGACGTGCTTATCATGGGCCGCGCAAACGAGTCCGCCGCGAATGCGCTCGGAAGATTGCGGATGGTCCTCAACTGGCCGGAAGAACTCAAACGCATCGCGCCGAGGAGCGAAGGATGA